From Paenibacillus sp. PL2-23:
CTTCTCGAGCATTTTTTTGATTTGGTCCTCTGCTTCGTTCAACTGATCTAAGGACAAATACAACTGAGATAAATATAAGCGTGCACGTTGAGTCGCCCTTCCTGTCCTGTCTAAAGAAATTGATTCCTGGAAGTACTTTTCCGCCGTAGAGATGTATCCTTGAGCGGCATACTCTAGACCTAAGTAATAATGAAAATGAGGATTTTGGGGGTCTTCTCTCAGTTCCTCATATAACCGACTCATGTATGTGTTTCGTTTCAAGGCCGTCTTTCGATGAAATAAAATATCAAAATGATGGATCGCAACATCGTTAAGCACTTGGATCTCCCCACGTAACTTAACAATGGATTTCCCAGGTGAGGCATGGATATGATGCGGGCCGTATTTGACCTCAGGATGATTTCGGAACAACCGAAGCAGTTGGGTATACGCCCATTGGCCTTCTCCTAAGTATTCATATCTAGGTAGCAAGAATCCAAACGTTCTTTCGCTCGTATCGTTTATATGCTTATAAATATTTATCAATGCTTGAGTCGACAAGCACTCATCAACATCAACGACAAGAATCCACGATTTCGTTGCCGCATTCATGTAGTGATTGCGGGCTCCATCCCAAATCCCCTCTTGAGCCTCGACAACAATCGCCCCATACTCTTGCCGCGCAAAATCCACGTCGCCGCGGGGACCGTTGTTAGCAATTACTATTTCGTCAACGTATTGGTAAATACTATCCAAACAACTCCTGAGAAACTTATTTTGTTCCTTCACGAGGATGCACGCCGAAACAGTACTCATATAAAACCTCCGCATAACTTACTTCCGCTATTTAGTCTATTGTCTCTGCAAAGTGTCTACAATAATTCAGGTGGATTACGGCCTAACTCTGGAATTACAAATCCTCCAAAATACTTCTGTATAGTTCGCAGAGCTCGTCCTTCACGGTAGCATTGTCCATTGCAAACTCATATAACCGATTTGCTTCTTCAAAGTGTATTTTCGATAAATTCCAACATCTTAAGAATAAGTAACATTCGAGATTCTGGTATTTCTTGCAGAATTCCACTGCATTCCGAATGGAAGAGACTTTCGATTGCTCACGGGGATGATATTGATGATAGTTCACGCATTCCTTGCTTATTTGTAAATCCGCACCGCTTCCCCAAAATCTATAACTTAAATCTGTGTCTTCCATTCCCCAGCCTTTGAATCTTGTATCGAACATTCCTACCTCAGAGAGCAACGATTGGTGTAGAGATAGATTGGCAGTTGTGCCAAGGATCCATTTAAAATGAAAACCACTCAACTGTTCACCATAGGTATCCACGACTCGCGGAAAATTATCATACCCATCTGTTACTATATAAGGCTCCATTACATCCCAGTGATGTCCCAGGATGCAATCGCGTTGAATGAGTCTTCTTTCTTCGGGTTGCTCGAAAATCTCGCCTAGATGTGGTGACTTCCTAAACAAGCAGACAAGTTCTCGTTGTCTAAGTTTAATAGACGGGTGATATACCGTAAGGATATTATGTTTCCACCCAATGACAACGCGCTTTTCGCCTCCCTTTTCAAGCTCATTTTTATGCATTGATACAAAGCAAGGAGAAGCGATACGGTCATCGTCGTTGAAGAGGATGTATCTTCCGGCAGCATGTTGAAGTGCCGTATTCCGAGCGTATGCTCTTCCACGATTTGTGTGAGTTAAATACTTCAAGTTGATAGTCCGTTCATACTTTCGTACTACATCTTTCGTGTTGTCCGTACTTCCGTCATCAACAACAATGATCTCAAAATCTTGATCATCTTGATTGACGAATGAAGCAAGAGTCAGATCAAGATAATTTGCTTTATTGTAGGTCGGCATGATCACACTGGTGGTAACGATAGCGCTTTCTCCTTCCAGAATAGTATTGGGAAGCATTTATATAATATGTGGCCCGTGTTAATTCTTCTATATCACACCTGTATTAAAGGAGTTTTGAAATAGATTATAATTCAGCGGGTTATTTCAACCTTCAAGAACTATTAGTAGTACAAGTGCATTATTATATTTCTCTACTAAAAGTGACATAGTTCTTCATAGAAAGTCCCAAATACTATAGAATCGTGGGAAATAGAGAGGGGGTAAGTTGTCAATCTGCGAAAATTATGCAAATTTCATCGTATTATAACTACTTATGGAAATTCACAACTTATGGTGCTACAAGATGTCAAGACAGCTTTTTTAGATTTTTAAGGTGTGAAATATTGCATAACTATCTTAATTCTATTAATCTGCGACAACTATCTTGACAAACACCGGCTTCATACAACTAAGATACTCCTTTTTGGCTGTCTAGTTTCTATGTAGCATTATAACTTTGGAGGTTGCTTAAATGAGGATAAAAGATACCTCTGTTTCGCTTGGATTAACTAAGAAGGAACTTTCGATGTTGAATGCTGCGGCTGAGGTGAACAGTTTTACTAAATCGCTTACAACAGACTATACGGAACTTAGGACACTAACTGAACTCTTATTACAGAATACTGATATTATCAAACTTTTTATCAAATATATTAATTTGTGGTTGAAAGATTCCACCTTCCCCTATCTTCTTTTGCTCACGGATCCAAGAGGAGTCTTGCTTGCGGTCGAAGGAGATACTGATAATTTATACTTGTCGGAGACATTAGGACTTAAGGCGGGGGTCAATCTTGGAAAGAAAAATATAGGTAGTCACTCCATATCAGGAGCTATCGAGTATAAACGTTCGGTCTATTTACCGAAGCAAGATAACTATTTAGATATATTAAAACAATGGAATGAAATTAGCTGTATTATAAAAGGTGTTGCTGGAGAAATTAAGGGATACATCACGCTCATGACAACTTCTACCCTTACGGTAAACTTCCTCCATTTCGTTGCGAAACAGATCTCTGTCACAATCACCCACGATTTAAAGTTACAATCGTTATCAGAAATTCCTCTTGAAGAAAGAATCAATGAAACATTACTAGAATACAATTTGACGAATCGAGAACGTCAGATAACGAAATACTGGATACTTGATTACGATTACAAGCGAATAAGCGAGATTTTAAGTATTAGCGAGAATACAGTGCGAGTATTTATCAGTAAGATCAACCAAAAAATAAACGTAAAATCAAAGGCTTCAATGGTCTTAAAGGTATTGTTAGCCGACAACTTACCTTTGAACCATAATTACGCAAGAGCCTCGGAGGGTTATCGTGAATAATGTAAGGGTTGCCATTATAGGATGCGGACATATCGGTCGAATTCACGCAAAAGAAATACATTCGATCCCAACTGCAAAGTGATGCTAGACTAAATAGTAGACACAGATTAGACTGGTGAAATAACTTTTATCGGGGGACTGTGTCAAAGATGAAAAAACCACTTTATGATGAAGCGTACAAAAGAAAGACAGTTCAATATATCAAGGAAAGCGGCAAGGCGGTGGCGGAGGTAGCCCGCGAATTAAAGATCAAGGACAATACGTTATATGGCTGGATGAAGAAGTACGGTAGCGAACCGGAAATCGTTCAAAACCAAGCCTTTAAGTCGGAAGATCACCAATTACGAGAGATGCAGCGACAAATACGTGAACTACAGGAAGAGAATGAAATATTAAAAAAGGCTATGCACTTCTTCGCGAAAGACCGTCGGTGATTTACCAATTCATCCACGAACTCCGCTCCGAACACCGACTGGAGAAGATGTGCAAAGTAATGAACGTATCTCGAAGCGGATATTACAAATGGAGAGATCGTCCTGAGAGTGAACGTGAGCTCCAGCATAAAGAATGGACCGCCCAGGCCAAGGAAGTCTTCGAAGAATCACGGCAGCTCTACGGGAGTCCAAAGGTCACTCAAAAGCTTCATCAGCAAGGAGTGGAGATCTCCGAGCGGACCGTAACGCGCATCATGAACGAGCAACAATGGAAATCACGGACGGTAAAAAAGTATAAGGCAACGACGAATTCCAAACATAACATGCCGGTCCAGGAGAACATCCTCAATCAGGAGTTTAAAGCAAGTAAGCCTAATGAGAAGTGGGTTACAGATATTACCTATATCCCCACTGCCGAAGGATGGCTCTATCTAGCGAGCGTAATGGATCTCTTCTCCCGCATGATCGTTGGCTGGCATATGAGTGACCGCATGACGAAAGAACTCGTTATAAGGGCTCTGCAGCAGGCTCACGGCCGCCAGCAGCCGGAAGGTGAAGTGCTTCATCATTCTGATCGCGGAAGCCAATATGCCTCTCACGATTATCAGAAGCAGCTCCAGACCTATTCCATGAAAGGCAGCATGAGTCGAAAGGGAAACTGTTACGACAACGCTTGCATCGAGTCCTTTCATAGCATTATCAAAAAAGAGTTAATCTACCTAAACAAGTACCAAACACGTGAAGAAGCACAAAAGAGCATCTTCGAGTATATTGAAGTATTTTACAACAACCAACGCATCCATTCTTCAATCCAGTATTTTACACCTAGGGAATACGAACGCCAATTTTACGTTAATGCAGTACAGCGGTGAAATTTGTGTCTACTATATTGACAGAGATCCAAAGATCGCCGCCTTTGTCGATAGTAACAAAGAGCGGGCGAAAGAGCTGTCCTTGCAATATGGAGGCGCTGTATATGCATCTCTAGACGACGCGCTAAAGAACGAAACATTTGATGCAGTAACAGTTGCTACACCTAGTGGGCTTCACGGTGAGGCTGTTATCAAAGCTGCTAGTTACGGGAAGCATTCAATTGTCGAGAAGCCTATTGATGTTAGCATAGATGCGGCGAAGAATATGATTAGAGAGTGTCGCAAAAATAACGTCTATCTTTCCTGCATCCTCCAACACAGATTTGATAGTTCTACGAGAATCGTGAGACAAATGATGAACGACGGTTTGTTGGGTCAATTAATCTTCATTCATGCCAGCCTTAACATCAACAGGCCACGAGAATACTACAAGAATAGCGAATGGCGTGGGACGTTTGAACTTGATGGTGGTGGGGTACTTATGAACCAAGCTATACATTACGTCGACTTGCTATATCACCTGGGGGGAGAGGTAGAGGATGTCTTCTCTATCCAGGCCAATCTTTCGCACGATTATCTTGCGGTCGAAGACGTTGTGTCCGCAACACTGCGTTTTAGAAACGGTGCCATTGGTACCCTTAACGCTACAACAAGCGCTCCCACAAAGATAGGTTCTAGGATGGAAATTGTCTGTGAAAATGGGTATTGCGTTATAGAGGATCACCAACTTGTTCGCTTATCCTTGTATGATACAGAGAAGAACCCGATCAAGACGAGTCTTTCCAACCATAATGTGGAGGAGCCATCTAGTCATCATTTGCAGTTTCAAGACTTTTTCACTTCTATACTAAACCGCAGAGAACCGCTGGTAACTGGGGAAGAAGGGATGGTTTCCTTGCATTTAGTCCATCATATATACAGTTCCGCCCATACAAACCAAATGGTTTCTCTCAAAGAGAACTGTATCTGATCCTGTTTGTTGCCACATTGGTTGGCGGAGAAATCATGGATTTTCGTCACTTCTGCTGGCGGAGGAAATCGATCATTCTCACCGACAATAGCCTAATGCCTTCTGTACAATGACGGAGGATTAGGCTATTCTTATGCAAAAAAAGAAGATGCTCTTGGACCTTTGGCGGGACCCCAAGAGCATCAACACGACTCACATGAATAAAATACTTCTTTTCGGGCGTTCTTGCAAGTCCTATGCCGATTTATTTCAAGATCGTGCCCCAAATGTCGTCATCTGTTGTGACGACTGCAAGGTTACGATGCATAAACATGGCCGATACTTTCGGTCGGTCACAACAAAACAGAAAATGAGGACGATACCGATCTACCGATGGCTTTGTCCGATCTGCCGGAAAACCCTTTCTTTGCTCCCAGATTTCCTTGTTCCATGGGCAAGATTTGCAACCTATATCCGCGAATCCGCAGTGATGAGAAAGCTGCGCGGAAAGGCTTATGGCAGCATTGCGCAGTCGATCACAGCGGAGAACGTTAGAGTATCCCGTTGTACGGTGAAGCGTTGGTGGAAACGACATCTCCACAAAGCTTCAGACTTGTCCCTATGGCTTGCCGGACAACTTCTATTTTCCGGATATACGGATGATCTGCTGCGTCATTATCCGAACCCGGTTTCTTCGAGTCCGGTAGAAACAGCGAAATGGTTACGAACCATACTCCCCTTATTCAGTCGCAAGCCTGCCTCGCTCCGCGGCTACTGGTCATGCCTCCATTCCAATTCCAAGATACCAAGACACTTGTTCCTTTAAGGACCGCAGATGCCGTCCCGACAACCACCGAAGCGAATGCCCATCGCCGGTGAAATGATGGCAATCTCCGTCATCCATGCACCTCCAACGCCCGAATCCCACAAGATTTGCATTCTCCCCCCGTTCTAAGGGCCGTGAGATACTCTCTGATGAACACATACAGAGAGGAGAAACAAAGATGGAAAACCAACAAAGACAAGCGATCGCTAACTTTCGGTACGGCCTGATCGCGCCGCTCGTTAGCCGAAAGCTTATGGTGCTACAAGATGTCAAGACAGTTATTTTCATATAGTTAAGGTGTGAAATGAATCACAAAGGTTTTGTGAAGCTTCAATATAGCGGGTTGTACACCTCGCCTGAGATGGAATAAAGGTTAATAATTCCCAGTATGATGTTGTCCACCTGTGGAGGACAAAGCCCAAGCGAAGGCGCGGGAGGAAAGCTTCTTCCTCCATTATTCAGATGTGGATTTAAGCACGACTTCACGGTTGTACACAGCAGCTGGTGTGTGTTTCTGCAGGGACTGGTGCGGCAGGTAATAGTTGTGGAGATGAATATAGCTACGGATGCCGTTCCGCACCTCACGCGGGCTGCTGTAATCGTTCAGATAGATCTCGTTGTACTTCAGACTGCGCCAAAACCGTTCGATGGCGATATTATCGGTTGCGCGACCTTTACCATCCATACTAATGCGAACGTCGTTCTCTTTTAACAAATCAATGTACTGTGGACTTGTGAAATGACTCCCTTGATCACTGTTCACAATGTCTGGCTTGCGCATTGCCAGTGCCGTTTCATCGTCTCGAGCACAAAACCAATCTCTAGGCTCTGGTCCAGTTGCCAGTCAACGATATAACGGGAATACCAGTCTATAATGGCGTATAAGTACATCCAGCCCTGCTTCAACCGAACATAGGTGATGTCCACACTCCAGACCTGCTCCGGCTCTGTAATCGCCAATTTACGCAGCAGATACGGATAGATCCGATGTTGAAGATCACGTTTGCTCAAGTTCGGGCCAGGGTAAATTGCCATGATTCCCATTTCTCGCATATAGCGCCTTACGGTATTTTCATGAACCTTGTCGTTCTCCCGATTCATAATCGAAGCGATCGTGCGATAGCCCATGAACGGGTGCTTTGTGTAAAGCTCATCAATTCGGTGCTTGAGGCGTACTTCCTCCGGAGATGGAGGCACCGGCTTGTAATACAGGCTGGAGCGGTTCAGGCTTAAGAGATCCGCTTGTACGAAGATGGAGTGCTCTAGGCAGTCCCATTCCAATAAACCAACACGCTCATCACGGGATAGATTAGAGGCCAGATTTTTTTTTGAGCCACGACAATTGGGTCGATAATCTGCCCACCTCGCCGTAGAGTTCGTCAATTTGCTGTTCGTATTCCTGTTTCATTTTCGTGATGCCTTTATGATCATCGACAAACAATTGAGAAAGGTTTTGAACGGCTTCTGATTTCCACCGGTTGAGGACATTTGTATGAATGCCTTCCTCCGTTGCGATCTGTGACACCGTCTTTTCTTCCTTCAGAATTTCCAGTACAATGCGTGCCTTCTCTTCTGGGCTGAACTTTCTTCTGCTGGTCGTCATACAACTAAGAAACTCCTTTTTTGCTGTCTAGATTATATGTAGCATTATAGCTCGAACCGGGCGAGCAGATGGCGCTGATGCGGGACATTGCAAGCCATGTGTACGACACGCCGGATGGAGGACAAAAACGGATTAGTCTTCGGACGCTAGAGAGATACGTTCAAGCTTACCGCACCGGCGGATGGGAGGCGCTTGTTCCCTCTGTACGCTCGGACAAGCTTACCGCGCGTGACATCCCGGATGATGTATTGCAGAAGGCGATGGCGTTGAAAGAGGAACAGCCGGGCCGCAGCGTCCGGCAGATCATTGCAATCCTGGAGCTTGCGCGGTACATCGAGGCCGGGCAGCTGAAAGAGAGCACACTCAGCAAACAGCTCCGGCGTCGGGGTATGACACGAAAGGCGTTGACAAAGACGGGCTGGAGTGAGTTCCGACGCTTTGAAGCGAAACACCGGAATGCACTATGGCAAGGGGATGTGCAACACACCCTGTATTTGCCCCATCCACAGAAGCCGGGCAAGAAGACGATGGCATATTTGGTGATCTTCATCGACGATTATTCCCGTTTCGTCGTCCATGGTCAGTTTTACTTGGAGGAACGTGTGGCCAGACTCGAGGATTGCTTGAAGAAGGCGATTCTAAAGCACGGCATTCCGGAAGTGATCTACGTCGATAACGGCGCGATCTATGCTTCCCACCACTTTGAGCGGATTTGCGGACGGCTCGGAACCGAGCTTCGGCACTTGAAGGTTGGGCGGCCAGAGGGTCACGGTAAACAAGAGAAGTTCTTTCGTTTCGTCGACCAGAGCTTTGTTCCGGAGGCGTACGACCTCATCGAGAGCGGAAAGATTACGTCCCTCGCCGACCTTAATCGCTTCTTTGCCGCTTGGCTCGAGGTCGCATACCACCAGAAGGTGCACAACAGCTTCAAACAACGCCCGGTGGATCGATACCAGAAGGATGATCACCCGATTCGTACGATGCCGCCGGATGAACTGGTACAGGTGTTCTTGCTGGAGGAGGAGCGCAAGGTCGATAAAACCGGCTGTATCTCCTTGCTCGGCCAGAAGTTCGAGGTGGAGTCGAGGCTTGCAGGCACTACAGTCCAGATCCGCTTCGATCCTCACGATCTAGCGCTCATCCAAGTGTGGAAGGATGAGAAGCGTTACGAGGACGCGGTGCCGCTCAAGCTGCGAGATCCAGAGCAGCGCGAGTTTTCTAAAGAAGAAGCCGAGGCGCCGAAAGCTCCGAAGACCGGATTAAATTATGTCGAATTGCTTCATGCAGAGCATCGCCGGCAGCTGCGCGAGACCGATCGTTCTGCCTTCACTGCGGTAATACAGGAGGAGATGGGGTCATGATCCGGAACTTCTTCGGGTTGGAACGCATCCCCTTCACGCGGGAAGTGGAAACCCGGCATCTGCATCGATCGGAGCGGTTTGAAGAATGTGTGGCAAGGCTGCAGTACATGGTCATGACACGATCGATTGGCTACGTAACCGGCGAGATCGGGTGCGGGAAGTCCACGGTCATCCGTGCGCTAAAGGACCGATTGGACGCGAACAAATACCGGTTTCTGTATCTGTCCGACGCCAATCTGAAGCCACGGGATTTCTACCGAGAGCTGCTGCACCATTTTGGATTGACGCCGAGCTTCCTACGGAGTGAAGCAAAACGGCAGTTTCAGCACCTGGTTTGGGATCTGTATGAAAACCAACAAAAGGTCGCGATTGTGGTCGTAGATGAGGCTCACCTGCTCTCCGGGGATATGCTGCAGGAAATTCGGTTCCTTACGAATTTCCAGATGGACTCGGTGTCGCCGCTCGCTTTGATCCTCGTGGGACAACCCGAGTTGCAGGCAACGTTGCAGCTCCGGATCTTTCGCCCGATTACCCAGCGGATGAACGTGCGATTCCATCTGGAAAGTTTATCTGCTCAGGAGACACGCGACTACATTGGCCACCAGCTCGAAGTTGCGGGCAGCACCCATCCCGTATTTACCACGGAAGCGATGGACGCGATTTACGCACATACCCGGGGCATTAGCCGAGAGATTAACAATGTGTGTACCGCCGCTTTACTGGATGCGGTCGTCCGAAAAGACAAGTTGATCGATGCCCTGCATATTAGCCGAGTGCTCAGTGAGTTCCATGAAGAGTGAGGTGACGATGAACATGCATGAGCTGCGATTTCACGAGGAAACACGACGCTGGAGAGTGTATAATGGCCGGAAACAGCTGTACCCGCTACATTGTGGAGATGCAATGCTGTTTCAAGTGGGAGAAACGTTTATTCCGACGAACGTAGAGTTGGATACAGAGTGGTATGTGAAGTTCGGGGATACACGATTTTGGCTACACCGAAAAGCCGCATACAAAGTGATGATGTTAAGCTGAGGCCTGCTCTTCGAAGCAGGTTTTTTCTTGCTTGTGGGGAAGTTAATTTGAAGCCGGATTCGGAACCGCCAATGGCGGTGACGAAAACAAAAAGCCACCGCCATTGGCGGTTCCGAATTGACCGTCAATGAAAGTGGCCGATGACATTATACAAGAGAGATGAATTTTCAAAGTTCGTTGCACCTGCACTAAAGGAAATACCTCATAATCCAGTACCAGTTCGGGAGGCTTTTTTTGCTGGAGTTCCCAAGGAAGCATCTTTAATGGAGAAGGTAATTGGTTTAGGTAAAAAAGCTCGTTTAAATGCAATTAACGCAGCGGAAGAGGCATTTAACAGTGCTGTCCGTCATCATCAAATGATGGTTCAACATATTGAAGAGATTATAAAGGAAAACGAAGCTATCCTTACAATTGCTAAGGATAAATACGATAATGAAAGAAATTCATACCTAAAAGAAATTGAGGAACACAATAAATCAATAGACGAATTTAAATTCACTTATTTTAATGGTGATAAAGAGGCTGTTGAAGCTTATAACAATATGGTCCTTGAACGATCAAATTATAGTGATATTTTCCCGCAAGATTTCAACCTATTTTACATAACAGAGAGCAAAGAACTATTGGTTGAATATGAGATACCAAATGTTTCGGTAGTTCCTGAAAACAAAGAATATAAGTATACACAGAGTAAGGACGAAATTAAGGGCACGGCTTTTAAGCCTAAAGAAATAAATGAAATCTATTCTTCTCTTGTTGCTTCGATTGCTTTACGCACCTTAGATGAACTTTTTGAAGCAGATCAAGGCAATGTTATTAATTCCATAGTGTTTAATGGAGTCGTATCTACAGTAGACCCCGGTACGGGGCTCGATATTCGACCTTGTCTTCTGACAATCCAGACAAGAAAAGAAGAGTTTATGAAATTTGATTTAAGCCGAGTAGATGTCCTAGCATGTGTTAAAGGACTTAAAGCACAAATTTCACCTTCAATAACTGAACTAACTCCGGTAAAACCAATAGTTGATTTAGTTATGTACGACAAACGTTTTGTGGATGAAAGGGACGTGTTATCCGGTTTAGATAATAGACCGAATTTATTGGATATGGATCCTTTTGATTTTGAACATCTGGTCTGCAATCTTTTTTCGAAGATTGGGCTAGAGTCTAAACTTACTCGTTCAAGCAGAGATGGCGGTGTTGATGTAATTGCATTTGACCCTCGACCAGTATTTGGAGGTAAGTACGTAATTCAAGCAAAAAGATACAAAAATACAGTTGAAGTAGCTGCTGTACGGGACTTGTATGGCACAATGATGAATGAAAACGCTTCTAAGGGCATATTAGTCACAACATCAACTTATGGACCAGATGCACGTAGTTTTGCTAAGGATAAACCTATTGAATTAATTGACGGGCGAGTCCTGTTACATATGCTTGAGGAACAGGGAGTGCAAGCCAAGATAACTATTAGTTAAATTACTAAGAATATTTGAACGGAAAATTTGATCACAAAAGATGGTTTGTTTGTATCAAAAGCTCGCAATCTTCCCCGCTCGTTGCATCGAGAACGAGATACTTATGTATCTTCGCAGCTTGAAAAAGACGCGCAAGGACGTATCCTTGCACGATCCGATCGGCACGAACAAAGAGGGGAACGAGATCACGTTGATCGACTTCTTCGGTACGGAGTCCGATGACGTGGCTAAGCCGATCCTTCCGATATAAGTTTTCTTCGAAAACATTGTAAGTGCAGCTCAAGATCGTGAAGAGCAAGATTTACAAGAATCTAGACATATTGGATGACAGGGAGAAGGAAGTTGTTATCGGCCGCTTCGGGCTGGTGCATGGCGGGGATGAGTGGACGCAGCGGGAGATTGCGCAGGAGCTGGGGAACTCTCGGGTATAATTGCTGCTATGGTATAATTTGAATATATGCTTCGCACTGGAGGCTGAGGTTGGGATGAATCGCACAGAAGACCTAGGTAAGTTAATTAAACTGACAGGAGATCGTGCAAAATTAGACGCAAAAGCAAATGACACCTACATCGTTTATAAAACCAGGGAAGGTGCAATTGTAAAAGAATACAGCAATGGCGATATAGTTCGAATGAACGATCAGGATTTCCAACATAAATGATCCCTTGGCTACCATGTTTGTGTTTGCAGGAAAAAATAGCAGTGGATTGGACGCAAATAAAGCAGTACACGCCAGAATTTATAACATTTTCGCGCGGTTCGAACGCCACGACGCTAACGGACAAAAAATGAGCTTAGAGCTCGAATATAGCGTTTTTCAGCCTGTAACGGTCAAATTTGACGCTTAGCCCTCCTAAACGCACCGACTTTACCTCAATTGTCGTTCTAACATACGAAAATGTCCGTTACAACTTTGGATGGCCGATTAGACTAGTCTAAAGGATTTTTTTGACTGTTAGAAGCCCGGTCGAGATGATGACGAGGGCGAAAGTTTTAATCAAGGATGCCCTCAGGCGTTTTTCTTGCATCGCGTTGTGTGTCCACAACGTCAAAAGGGGAGATCGGCCTGTCCCTGGATTGATCTTATCCTCATACACCAAATAACA
This genomic window contains:
- a CDS encoding DUF5348 domain-containing protein, which translates into the protein MHELRFHEETRRWRVYNGRKQLYPLHCGDAMLFQVGETFIPTNVELDTEWYVKFGDTRFWLHRKAAYKVMMLS
- a CDS encoding restriction endonuclease, producing the protein MTLYKRDEFSKFVAPALKEIPHNPVPVREAFFAGVPKEASLMEKVIGLGKKARLNAINAAEEAFNSAVRHHQMMVQHIEEIIKENEAILTIAKDKYDNERNSYLKEIEEHNKSIDEFKFTYFNGDKEAVEAYNNMVLERSNYSDIFPQDFNLFYITESKELLVEYEIPNVSVVPENKEYKYTQSKDEIKGTAFKPKEINEIYSSLVASIALRTLDELFEADQGNVINSIVFNGVVSTVDPGTGLDIRPCLLTIQTRKEEFMKFDLSRVDVLACVKGLKAQISPSITELTPVKPIVDLVMYDKRFVDERDVLSGLDNRPNLLDMDPFDFEHLVCNLFSKIGLESKLTRSSRDGGVDVIAFDPRPVFGGKYVIQAKRYKNTVEVAAVRDLYGTMMNENASKGILVTTSTYGPDARSFAKDKPIELIDGRVLLHMLEEQGVQAKITIS